TTAGATgaccccttatgaggctttatatgggcgtagatgtagatatCTTGTTGGTTCggttgaagtaggtgaagcagctgTGATAGGTCCaaattcagtcctttatgctatggagaaagtgctactcattagagatagacttatgaaaacccaaagtcgtcagaaatcttatgcagatgtaaggagaaggaaACTAGAGTTCCatgttgatgattgggtttttctgaaagtctcacatattaaaggggtgatgagatttggaaataaagggaagctcagtcctagatatgtaggcccttacaagatttTGAAATGGATTGTCTAggttgcatatgagttagagttgccaacAAAATTAGAAGCAGTGCATCCGATCTTCCACacctcactcttgaagaaggaAGTGGGTGGCCCCGCCTCCATAGTACCATTAGAGAGTGTTTC
The sequence above is a segment of the Solanum lycopersicum chromosome 10, SLM_r2.1 genome. Coding sequences within it:
- the LOC138338843 gene encoding uncharacterized protein, which codes for MTPYEALYGRRCRYLVGSVEVGEAAVIGPNSVLYAMEKVLLIRDRLMKTQSRQKSYADVRRRKLEFHVDDWVAYELELPTKLEAVHPIFHTSLLKKEVGGPASIVPLESVSMKNSISTEDVPVKILDRQVRRLRNKEFTSVNVLWGSQSVERVIWEAEAAMKANYPYLFPSDSTQA